The following coding sequences are from one Streptomyces sp. NBC_01232 window:
- a CDS encoding PRC-barrel domain-containing protein encodes MSEHVWSYRPASGHLAWADLTGYKVEATDGTIGKVDKHSYDVGDAYLVVDIGVWIFGKEVLLPAGTVSRIDLEEEKVHVNATKDQIKNAPEFHRDKHLQDPGYRQELGTYYGTGGLPGEGPVGSHRA; translated from the coding sequence GTGTCTGAGCATGTCTGGAGCTACCGGCCGGCATCGGGTCACCTGGCCTGGGCCGACCTCACCGGATACAAGGTCGAGGCCACCGACGGAACCATCGGAAAGGTCGACAAGCACTCCTACGACGTGGGCGACGCCTACCTGGTCGTCGACATCGGTGTGTGGATCTTCGGCAAGGAGGTCCTCCTCCCGGCGGGCACCGTCTCCCGGATCGACCTGGAGGAGGAGAAGGTCCACGTGAACGCCACGAAGGACCAGATCAAGAACGCCCCCGAGTTCCACCGGGACAAGCACCTGCAGGACCCCGGCTACCGGCAGGAGCTCGGTACCTACTACGGCACCGGCGGGCTGCCCGGCGAAGGCCCGGTCGGCAGCCATCGCGCGTGA